In one Cyclopterus lumpus isolate fCycLum1 chromosome 22, fCycLum1.pri, whole genome shotgun sequence genomic region, the following are encoded:
- the spata7 gene encoding spermatogenesis-associated protein 7 homolog, producing MGYDEFNITMESRIGSVSSGLGCSLGVRGQHLKSSPFCTPSSSKLTQSIIKDHMVSHYKKVYSAKAAIDVSVPKSLIHSVKYNDQIRQERLRKGGRPQSAHSLSQTNSRASCSSSQSRLSVQYDDSPYLCARSSTVSSPRFISSFHAKEIVYPSFKVGSQNHSHHIRPASEIKYHSPEATSHRKQSACSLGASGDQSYYKTFQDPVQKTYSGDLLQKHSQHFTHDKPFTPKTLKSEKSSYLSQYRYYRAPRRKPTQDSTNSRLMRQETYHGSTKTKECPQDISEPSQGFNTEHEWSEDEFNGTYFSASRQQSQANQSREHDLFDSSSRFSPKGRKSPIMKSVSAEEEELMYLEFISAVTEDILSRAYISDRFLDRVIKRHIDMNRHHLDVGKMRHLLEVLRKDFEESTNTPTSSTEPEKKENDLLDSFLPHLESGGEEVKTKKDSGLFPYASIIEHCNTADYADPLLVSTPLCSPETTAVSPIKANEEEGVDDNRERGIGSPWLGEPVSDNAGIGDEDPQTQIGTTSKEVSDENHEYNTITSEERVHRDQAEVSYDGQTKELEDLGRSLSESLHVSSNTHQDNAETATEQHTDTVASVSDDEF from the exons ATGGGATACGATGAATTTAACATTACCATGGAATCGAGAATAG GGAGTGTATCATCTGGATTGGGGTGCAGTCTTGGTGTGAGaggacaacatttaaaaagtagcC CTTTCTGCACTCCCTCCTCCAGCAAATTGACACAGTCCATCATTAAAGATCACATGGTGTCTCATTACAAAAAGGTCTACTCAGCTAAAG CTGCCATTGATGTCTCAGTACCCAAAAGCTTGATACACAGTGTCAAGT ACAATGACCAGATCCGACAGGAGCGGTTGAGGAAAGGGGGGCGTCCTCAGTCGGcccactctctctcacagacgAATAGCAGAGCCTCCTGCTCTTCATCCCAG AGTAGATTATCTGTGCAATATGATGACAGCCCCTACCTCTGCGCAAGGAGTTCCACAGTCTCCAGCCCAAgattcatctcctccttccatGCCAAGGAGATAGTTTATCCATCGTTTAAAGTTGGGTCTCAGAACCATTCTCATCACATTCGGCCAGCATCAGAAATAAAATACCATAGCCCGGAGGCAACATcacacaggaagcagtcagCGTGTTCACTGGGAGCTTCAGGAGATCAGAGTTACTACAAGACTTTCCAGGACCCGGTCCAGAAGACGTACAGCGGAGACTTGCTCCAGAAACATTCACAGCACTTTACCCATGACAAACCTTTCACCCCTAAGACCCTGAAATCAGAAAAGAGTTCATACCTGTCGCAATATCGCTACTACAGAGCACCACGGAGGAAACCTACTCAGGATAGCACCAACTCAAGGTTAATGCGACAGGAGACGTATCATGGAAG CACAAAAACCAAGGAATGCCCACAGGACATTTCTGAGCCATCTCAG GGATTTAATACAGAGCATGAGTGGTCTGAAGATGAGTTCAATGGCACATATTTCTCAGCATCTCGGCAACAGAGTCAAGCAAACCAGAGCAGAGAACATGATCTTTTTGACTCCTCATCCAG GTTCTCGCCAAAAGGCAGGAAATCTCCCATTATGAAGAGTGTATCTGCAGA GGAAGAAGAATTAATGTACCTTGAATTCATTTCTGCGGTAACAGAGGACATATTGTCCAGGGCGTACATCTCTGACAg GTTCCTAGACCGGGTGATAAAGCGCCATATCGACATGAATCGGCATCACCTTGATGTG GGTAAAATGCGCCATCTTCTGGAAGTTCTACGTAAAGATTTTGAAGAGTCAACCAACACGCCCACCTCTAGTACGGAGCctgaaaaaaaggagaatgatCTACTTGATTCGTTCCTACCACATCTGGAATCAGGGGGGGAAGAAGTGAAGACCAAAAAGGACAGTGGCCTGTTCCCATATGCATCAATAATCGAACACTGCAATACGGCAGATTATGCTGACCCCCTATTGGTCTCGACACCTTTATGCTCTCCTGAGACGACTGCGGTCTCACCAATTAAAGcaaatgaagaggaaggagtagaTGACAATCGGGAGAGGGGCATTGGCTCTCCATGGCTCGGTGAGCCTGTTTCTGATAATGCAGGAATCGGTGACGAGGATCCTCAAACTCAAATTGGCACTACAAGCAAAGAAGTCAGCGATGAAAACCATGAATACAATACTATAACCAGTGAAGAAAGAGTCCATCGAGACCAAGCTGAAGTCAGTTATGATGGACAAACTAAAGAGCTTGAGGATCTGGGGAGAAGTTTGTCAGAGTCGCTTCATGTGTCTAGCAATACACACCAAGACAATGCGGAGACGGCCACTGAGCAACATACAGATACGGTTGCCTCGGTCAGCGATGATGAATTCTGA